The Papaver somniferum cultivar HN1 chromosome 3, ASM357369v1, whole genome shotgun sequence genome includes a region encoding these proteins:
- the LOC113357593 gene encoding protein ECERIFERUM 2-like: protein MVSSEVETLVYDRKLSSVVPAGVTEENMAKELSCMDKVMKLHYLRGVYFFPSSAVQGLNVTLFKEPMFRLLELYCATSGRIRKSETGRLFIKCNDSGVRIIEAKTDKTIDEWLEMQKDHYSVDNHLVSNQVLGPQLAFSPLVLIQFTWFKCGGLSVGFSWTHVLGDAFAASNFINMWGQGTAGNLPTKSLQRQPKQADQIQLSAEAEAQPLSVRRVEPVGDHWVAAINCRMETFSFQITASQLEDLQTKVASKNQAGKLPPFEALSAVIWQCIAKTREDIEQNVITICRDDFHNRDENVLKNNQMLSIVNADFSVADAEVSELAELIIKKSVEEKTLVEKTVEKDQGMSDFLVYGANLTFANLEDVGLYELELNGHKPTFANCSIHGVGSEGVVLVLPGPEPVKEGSGKGRTVTVTLQENQLAQLREELEHKWGII, encoded by the exons ATGGTTTCAAGCGAGGTTGAAACCCTAGTTTACGACAGGAAGTTATCGTCTGTGGTACCAGCTGGTGTAACCGAAGAAAACATGGCTAAAGAACTTAGTTGCATGGATAAAGTAATGAAACTTCATTACTTAAGAGGAGTTTATTTCTTCCCAAGTAGTGCAGTTCAGGGCTTGAATGTAACACTTTTTAAAGAACCCATGTTTCGATTGTTAGAGCTTTATTGCGCTACTTCAGGAAGAATTCGGAAATCGGAAACAGGACGACTGTTCATCAAGTGTAACGATAGTGGTGTTCGGATCATCGAAGCTAAAACTGATAAAACCATCGATGAGTGGTTGGAGATGCAGAAGGATCATTATTCTGTTGATAATCATCTTGTGTCAAATCAAGTTCTTGGTCCTCAATTAGCATTCTCACCTTTGGTTCTTATACAg TTCACTTGGTTTAAATGCGGAGGACTTTCAGTGGGGTTCAGCTGGACCCATGTGCTGGGCGATGCATTCGCAGCTTCAAATTTTATCAACATGTGGGGTCAAGGAACGGCAGGAAACCTACCAACCAAGTCACTGCAACGCCAACCCAAGCAAGCTGATCAAATACAACTATCAGCCGAGGCAGAAGCACAACCACTATCTGTCAGAAGGGTGGAACCAGTTGGAGATCACTGGGTAGCTGCAATTAACTGCAGAATGGAAACATTTTCTTTCCAAATAACAGCTTCACAATTAGAGGACCTACAAACAAAAGTAGCAAGTAAAAACCAGGCTGGTAAACTTCCACCATTTGAAGCTCTTTCAGCTGTAATTTGGCAATGCATAGCAAAAACAAGAGAAGATATAGAACAAAATGTGATCACCATCTGCAGAGACGATTTTCATAACAGAGATGAAAATGTTTTAAAGAATAATCAGATGTTAAGTATAGTTAATGCAGATTTCTCTGTAGCTGATGCCGAAGTATCGGAACTGGCTGAATTGATCATTAAGAAATCAGTGGAAGAAAAAACCTTGGTTGAGAAAACAGTGGAAAAGGATCAAGGGATGTCTGACTTTTTAGTCTATGGTGCAAATCTGACATTTGCTAATTTAGAAGACGTTGGCCTTTATGAGTTAGAGCTGAATGGACACAAACCAACTTTCGCCAACTGTAGCATCCATGGAGTCGGCAGTGAGGGAGTGGTCTTAGTGCTTCCAGGACCGGAACCTGTTAAAGAAGGCAGTGGCAAAGGAAGGACTGTTACTGTAACCCTTCAGGAAAATCAACTCGCGCAGCTTAGAGAAGAACTCGAACATAAATGGGGTATCATCTAA
- the LOC113357594 gene encoding fructose-1,6-bisphosphatase, chloroplastic-like, which yields MQSSTAQFLFYSTSTFPRNPTYFPLQNLVFCKNLCYRQRMASLKSSPVKSQLNSGGSSDSSGGEDNFKTLIDFIGKDGENVGDDMVILISHLQYACKRIAAVVSSPFNSVLGKKGFDGSSMGDRDAPKPLDIVSNEIILSSLRSSGKAAVMASEEDDVPVWITDDGPFVVVTDPLDGSRNIDASIPTGTIFGIYNRLEKLDHLPIQEKAQLNSLQSGGRLIAAGYVLYSSATILCVSFGSGTHAFTLDHTTGDFVLTHPRIKIPARGQIYSVNDARYFDWPDGLRKYIDTVRQGKGKFPKKYSARYICSLVADFHRTLMYGGVTMNPRDHLRLVYEANPLSFLVEQAGGRGSDGKVKILSFQPVKLHQRLPLFLGSSEDMEELESYGDVQQKINPGYEV from the exons ATGCAATCATCAACAGCTCAATTCCTTTTTTACTCAACTTCGACCTTCCCGCGAAACCCTACCTATTTCCCGCTACAAAATCTTGTTTTCTGTAAAAATCTCTGTTATCGTCAAAGAATGGCTTCTTTAAAAAGTTCACCGGTAAAATCCCAACTCAATAGTGGCGGTTCTTCAGATTCAAGTGGTGGAGAAGATAATTTTAAgactttgattgattttattggtAAAGATGGAGAAAATGTTGGAGATGATATGGTAATTTTGATTTCTCATTTACAGTATGCTTGCAAGAGAATTGCTGCAGTTGTTTCATCCCCATTCAATTCGGTACTTGGAAAAAAGGGTTTTGATGGTTCTTCAATGGGAGATAGAGATGCTCCAAAGCCACTGGATATTGTCTCG AATGAAATCATTTTGTCCTCCCTCCGGAGTTCTGGCAAAGCTGCAGTCATGGCttcagaagaagatgatgttccAGTTTGGATAACTGATGATGGCCCATTTGTGGTAGTCACTGATCCATTGGATGGCTCTCGAAATATTGATGCTTCCATTCCCACAGGTACGATATTTGGGATTTATAACCGTCTTGAAAAACTAGACCATCTACCCATACAAGAGAAAGCTCAACTCAACTCTCTCCAGAGTGGTGGTAGACTCATTGCAGCTGGCTATGTTCTGTATTCATCAGCCACTATATTATGTGTCAGCTTTGGTTCGGGAACACATGCATTCACGCTAGATCATACAACTGGTGACTTTGTTCTTACTCATCCAAGAATAAAAATTCCAGCTCGAG GGCAAATATACTCTGTTAATGATGCACGATACTTTGACTGGCCTGACGGATTAAGGAAATATATCGACACTGTTAGACAAGGCAAAGGCAAATTTCCCAAGAAGTATTCGGCTCGTTATATCTGCTCACTAGTTGCTGATTTTCATCGAACTTTAATGTACGGAGGGGTAACTATGAATCCAAGGGATCATCTTCGTCTAGTTTACGAGGCAAACCCTCTTAGTTTTCTTGTGGAGCAAGCTGGGGGTAGAGGGTCGGATGGTAAAGTTAAAATTCTTTCATTCCAACCAGTTAAACTGCATCAAAGGCTACCATTGTTCTTAGGAAGTTCGGAAGACATGGAAGAATTAGAGAGCTATGGAGATGTTCAGCAGAAGATAAACCCTGGCTATGAAGTCTAA